In Lepidochelys kempii isolate rLepKem1 chromosome 8, rLepKem1.hap2, whole genome shotgun sequence, a single genomic region encodes these proteins:
- the APOBEC4 gene encoding putative C->U-editing enzyme APOBEC-4, with product MNPERETLFQEYLANQGTVVKPYYWQTLSKSCAKCPYHIRTGEEARVPYMEFHKAFGFPYGLMSHQNKHLIFYELRSFSGTLVQKGHATNCIKYNIHPESMLFEMGGYLDALTYDYDSIRYIILYSNYSPCNEAEHCCISKIYNFLTKYPDITLCIYFSQLYHTEDDFPVSIWNCEALRSLASLWPHVTLNPLCGGVWHSLLCNFVSGMPEATLYHPILPARALADQQNSHKINNITGIKSYLMKASPQAIYENLKPQQNLQQDYFANTPSHQLSQMMNGRLPPLMSHSHLVPFTSKFLPFGGQHLYPKPKNIVRHLKMPKELFNYTNHSQTFSHGRPVQVVEITEQLLSSKTTDTKGQKKKKKKSISYES from the coding sequence ATGAACCCAGAAAGGGAAACTTTGTTCCAGGAATATCTGGCAAATCAAGGAACAGTAGTAAAGCCCTATTATTGGCAGACACTGAGCAAAAGCTGTGCCAAATGCCCCTATCATATACGGACAGGTGAAGAAGCAAGAGTCCCTTATATGGAATTTCATAAGGCCTTTGGATTCCCATATGGGCTAATGAGTCATCAAAACAAACACCTTATATTCTATGAACTGAGGAGCTTCTCTGGGACATTAGTCCAAAAGGGCCATGCAACCAACTGCATTAAGTATAACATCCACCCAGAGTCCATGTTATTTGAGATGGGTGGCTATCTGGATGCACTTACATATGACTATGACAGCATCAGGTACATAATTCTTTATTCCAACTACTCTCCTTGTAATGAAGCTGAGCACTGCTGTATAAGCAAGATCTACAACTTCTTGACAAAGTACCCAGACATTACCCTCTGTATTTATTTCTCTCAGCTTTATCACACGGAGGATGATTTCCCCGTGTCCATATGGAACTGTGAAGCTTTACGAAGCCTTGCCAGCTTGTGGCCTCATGTGACTTTGAACCCATTATGTGGTGGGGTCTGGCATTCCCTCCTTTGCAATTTTGTGAGTGGTATGCCAGAAGCAACCCTTTATCATCCAATTTTACCTGCAAGAGCATTAGCTGACCAACAAAATTCACATAAAATTAACAACATAACAGGAATTAAATCTTACTTAATGAAAGCATCTCCCCAGGCAATATATGAAAATCTAAAACCCCAGCAGAATTTGCAGCAAGACTATTTTGCTAACACACCCTCTCATCAACTTTCACAAATGATGAACGGCAGATTGCCACCACTGATGAGTCACAGCCATTTGGTGCCTTTCACAAGCAAGTTTCTGCCTTTTGGGGGGCAACATTTATATCCCAAACCTAAAAATATTGTAAGGCATTTAAAGATGCCCAAAGAGTTATTTAATTATACCAATCATTCCCAAACCTTTTCCCATGGAAGACCTGTTCAGGTGGTAGAAATCACTGAACAACTTTTAAGCAGCAAGACCACAGATAccaaagggcaaaaaaaaaaaaaaaaaaaatccatctcttATGAAAGTTAA